In a genomic window of Gossypium arboreum isolate Shixiya-1 chromosome 7, ASM2569848v2, whole genome shotgun sequence:
- the LOC108489335 gene encoding LOW QUALITY PROTEIN: cellulose synthase A catalytic subunit 7 [UDP-forming]-like (The sequence of the model RefSeq protein was modified relative to this genomic sequence to represent the inferred CDS: inserted 3 bases in 3 codons): MEASAGLVAGSHNRNELVVIHGHEEPKPLKNLDGQVCEICGDEIGVTVDGDLFVACNECGFPVCRPCYEYERREGTQQCPQCKTRYKRLKGSPRVEGDEDEEDVDDIEHEFNIDDEQNKHRNVVESILHGKMSYGRGPEDDETPQIPPVITGVRSRPVSGEFPIAGALAYGEHMSNSSLHKRVHPYPMSETEGAARWDDKKEGGWKERMDDWKMQQGNLGPEADDAYDDMSMLDEARQPLSRKVPIASSKINPYRMVIVARLLILAFFLRYRILNPVHDAIGLWLTSVICEIWFAFSWILDQFPKWFPIDRETYLDRLSLRYEREGEPNMLTPVDIFVSTVDPMKEXPLVTANTVLSILAMDYPVDKISCYISDDGASMLTFESLSETAEFARKWVPFCKKFAIEPRAPEMYFTLKVDYLKDKVQPTFVKERRAMKREYEEFKVRINALVAKAQKVPXRGWIMQDGTPWPGNNTKDHPGMIQVFLGQSGGHDTEGNELPRLVYVSREKRPGFLHHKKAGAMNALVRVSGVLTNAPFMLNLDCDHYINNSKAPREAMCFLMDPQIGRKVCYVQFPQRFDGIDRHDRYANRNTVFFDINMKGLDGIQGPVYVGTGCVFRRQALYGYEPXKGPKRPKMVSCGCCPCFGRRKKDKKYSKNGGNENGPSLEAVEDDMELLMSQMNFEKKFGQSAIFVTSTLMDQGGVPPSSSPAALLKEAIHVISCGYEDKTEWGSELGWIYGSITEDILTGFKMHCRGWRSIYCMPKLPAFKGSAPINLSDRLNQVLRWALGSVEIFFSRHCPAWYGLKGAKLRWLERFAYVNTTIYPFTSLPLLAYCTLPAICLLTDKFIMPPISTFASLFFIALFLSIFATGILELRWSGVSIEEWWRNEQFWVIGGISAHLFAVVQGLLKVLAGIDTNFTVTSKTTDDEEFGELYTFKWTTLLIPPTTVLIINLVGVVAGISDAINNGYQSWGPLFGKLFFSFWVIVHLYPFLKGLMGRQNRTPTIVVIWSVLLASIFSLLWVRIDPFVLKTKGPDTTQCGINC, encoded by the exons ATGGAAGCCAGTGCTGGACTTGTCGCCGGCTCTCACAACCGCAATGAACTTGTTGTCATCCATGGCCATGAAGAG CCTAAGCCTTTGAAGAATCTGGATGGTCAAGTTTGTGAGATTTGTGGTGATGAGATCGGGGTGACAGTAGATGGAGATCTATTTGTGGCCTGCAATGAGTGTGGTTTTCCCGTTTGTAGGCCTTGCTACGAGTACGAAAGGAGGGAAGGCACTCAACAGTGTCCTCAGTGTAAAACTAGATACAAGCGTCTCAAAGGAAGTCCTAGAGTGGAAGGGGATGAAGATGAAGAGGATGTGGATGATATCGAACACGAATTTAACATCGATGATGAACAGAACAAGCATAGGAATGTGGTGGAATCCATTCTTCATGGGAAGATGAGCTATGGAAGAGGCCCTGAAGATGATGAAACTCCTCAAATTCCTCCTGTTATAACTGGTGTCCGATCTAGACCG GTGAGTGGGGAATTCCCAATAGCAGGTGCTCTTGCTTATGGCGAGCATATGTCAAATTCTTCTCTTCATAAACGAGTGCACCCATATCCCATGTCTGAAACTG AAGGAGCAGCAAGATGGGATGATAAGAAAGAGGGAGGATGGAAAGAGAGGATGGATGATTGGAAAATGCAGCAAGGGAATCTCGGTCCCGAAGCTGATGATGCGTATGACGACATGTCCAT GCTTGATGAAGCTAGGCAACCACTTTCAAGGAAGGTGCCAATAGCATCTAGCAAGATCAACCCTTACCGTATGGTGATCGTGGCTCGTTTACTTATCCTGGCTTTCTTCCTCCGCTATCGAATTTTGAACCCGGTGCACGATGCTATTGGACTGTGGCTAACTTCTGTGATATGTGAAATCTGGTTTGCCTTTTCGTGGATCCTTGATCAGTTCCCTAAGTGGTTCCCAATAGACCGTGAGACATATCTCGATCGTCTTTCCCTGAG GTATGAGAGGGAAGGTGAGCCCAACATGCTTACTCCAGTGGATATCTTTGTCAGTACAGTGGATCCCATGAAGG CCCCTCTAGTTACAGCTAATACAGTTTTATCGATCTTAGCCATGGACTATCCAGTGGATAAGATCTCTTGCTACATTTCGGATGATGGTGCTTCGATGCTCACCTTCGAGTCATTGTCAGAAACAGCTGAGTTCGCTAGGAAATGGGTGCCATTCTGTAAGAAATTTGCCATAGAGCCCCGAGCACCTGAGATGTACTTCACTTTAAAGGTTGATTATCTCAAGGACAAAGTCCAACCCACATTTGTTAAGGAGCGACGAGCCATGAAG AGAGAATATGAAGAGTTCAAGGTGAGGATAAATGCACTTGTAGCAAAAGCCCAGAAGGTTC CCAGAGGGTGGATCATGCAAGATGGGACACCATGGCCAGGAAACAATACAAAGGATCACCCTGGTATGATTCAAGTATTTCTTGGTCAAAGTGGAGGCCATGATACCGAAGGAAATGAGCTTCCTCGCCTTGTTTATGTATCTCGAGAGAAAAGACCTGGTTTCTTGCATCACAAGAAAGCGGGTGCCATGAATGCCCTT GTTCGTGTCTCTGGGGTGCTTACAAATGCTCCTTTTATGTTGAACTTGGATTGTGACCATTATATAAACAACAGCAAGGCTCCAAGAGAAGCAATGTGTTTCTTGATGGATCCTCAAATTGGAAGAAAGGTTTGCTATGTTCAATTTCCTCAAAGATTCGATGGTATTGATAGGCACGATCGATATGCCAATAGAAACACAGTTTTCTTTGAT ATTAACATGAAAGGTCTAGATGGTATTCAAGGACCTGTATATGTCGGCACGGGGTGTGTTTTCAGAAGGCAAGCTCTCTATGGCTATGAAC CCAAGGGCCCTAAGCGCCCAAAGATGGTAAGTTGTGGTTGCTGCCCTTGTTTTGGACGCCGCAAGAAGGACAAGAAGTATTCCAAGAATGGTGGAAATGAAAACGGGCCAAGCCTAGAAG CAGTGGAGGATGATATGGAGTTACTGATGTCCCAGATgaactttgaaaaaaaattcgGACAGTCAGCCATTTTTGTAACTTCAACCCTGATGGACCAAGGTGGTGTGCCTCCTTCCTCGAGCCCTGCAGCACTTCTTAAAGAAGCCATTCATGTAATCAGTTGTGGTTATGAAGACAAAACTGAATGGGGTAGCGAG CTTGGTTGGATTTATGGCTCAATCACTGAGGATATCCTAACAGGTTTCAAGATGCATTGCCGTGGATGGAGGTCAATATATTGCATGCCAAAGTTGCCTGCATTTAAAGGTTCAGCTCCCATCAATCTCTCGGATCGTCTCAACCAAGTCCTTCGATGGGCGCTTGGTTCAGTCGAGATTTTCTTTAGTCGTCACTGCCCTGCCTGGTATGGCCTCAAGGGAGCAAAGTTAAGGTGGCTTGAGCGATTTGCATATGTCAACACCACCATTTATCCTTTCACATCCTTACCATTGCTTGCCTATTGTACCCTCCCAGCAATCTGTTTGCTTACAGATAAATTCATCATGCCACCA ATAAGCACGTTTGCAAGTCTCTTCttcattgccttgtttctttcaatatttgcaACTGGTATTCTTGAGCTAAGGTGGAGTGGAGTGAGCATTGAGGAATGGTGGAGAAATGAGCAATTTTGGGTCATAGGTGGTATTTCAGCACATCTATTTGCTGTGGTTCAAGGTCTGCTGAAGGTTCTAGCAGGGATTGACACTAATTTCACAGTGACATCAAAGACAACAGATGATGAAGAGTTTGGAGAATTGTACACCTTCAAATGGACAACTCTCCTCATTCCTCCAACAACAGTGTTAATAATTAACCTAGTTGGAGTTGTAGCAGGCATCTCAGATGCCATAAACAATGGATACCAATCTTGGGGACCACTTTTTGGAAAGCTCTTCTTCTCATTCTGGGTCATTGTCCATCTCTATCCATTCCTTAAAGGTCTAATGGGGAGGCAAAACAGGACGCCCACCATTGTTGTTATATGGTCAGTTCTGCTGGCTTCAATCTTCTCCTTGCTTTGGGTCAGAATTGACCCATTTGTGTTGAAAACAAAGGGTCCAGACACCACACAATGTGGCATCAACTGCTGA